The following DNA comes from Poecilia reticulata strain Guanapo linkage group LG5, Guppy_female_1.0+MT, whole genome shotgun sequence.
ATCAGACACCAAGATGTCTGATGTTTGGTAATGTTGGCAgaatatgttttaaatcaaacagtGGAGTTCTTAGCTGTTTTCTTTGTAATCCATATCAAATAAAACGATAGAGAACataaacagtgaaaacaaaatttcaagATAAAATGACTTAGTAATGCAGTTCAAGTTcagttcagaaatactttatcaATCTCAAAGTTGATTCTGTCCAAAGCAAATCGTAGAGCTGCTCATGTTGGGTAACCAAACTGCAAATATATCCATTGAACAATTTCATTATCCACACATTTTAACCTTAAGTGACATAAagagtttttaacatttgtttttgcaaattaaaatctgaaagtcATGTTTTGTTTAAGAATAACAAATTTTTCTGGTCAGCAAATTGTTCCAGAAGATATTTGGCAGAAGTGATAAAATTGCtgtattgaacattttcaagtaatttaaTGGTAATGCGACAAAGATGCGACCCTCTGACAAAGTTAAGCCAACTTAAAATGTTCTCCTTAGCAGGACAGGAAGCTGTGTCGGTAGATGTTAGTTTCATGCTTAGAAGAACAACACTGCTGTTCCTCTGTGGGGTTTCCTCCTTTGAACCTGTAGGTTCTGCAGCAATTAAACAGTTCTGCTTGTTTGAATTAGttttatattgtaattttaaGGACATCATTGCACCAGTCTCTAGTGACTGTTAATGTGATGCTGTTCCAGGTTTGATGTGAAGATCACTGATGTTGAATATAATTTATCAGGAACAGCCTAAAGAGGAAAGGGGAACGTTGGCAGGGATGGCTGAGTACACAAGGTAAAGATTAAATAGAAGCAGCAGTGGGGCTGGAGGGCTGTGATAAACTGACTGGGTAAATACAAGTTAGTGGAACATCAAGGTGACTTTACTGGAACTGTACGAGGCTGTCCTGTTTAAACTGGGAGCACAGGGTGTCATGCTTTATCCCAGTaagtctgtaaaaaataaaaaactcctgCATAAAAAGTTATTGATGTTATAGAGCAGTTTACACAGTTAATCCAGAAAGTGTTCACGGTTTACtgtttcagcttgttttaaatcaatttctttcctcaaaattcaGTATGCCATGATgacaatgtgaaaacatttttgtgagcTTTTGAGTTTGTGTGTATTCACAGCCTTGTAGAAATATTAAGATATGCAGCTCAATTTTATTTTCGCTAAATGTTTATTGTGCTATTTGTGGATCTGCCTCCAACTGGATCACAGTTACTGGGTGTGACATCATTCCCAGCTCTGACTTCTGATCACAGGGTGTTCTGTTAGTTggcaaataaaacaatgaaaagtctGCAAAACAAGGAAATATGAGGAGAAGTGTGTTGATCCTTCACTTATATGAAGCTGTCAGATATGTGGTTACAAACTGGAGCTTGTTGCTAAGAGCTGGATGAATTTGTTTGCGTACAGTCTTGAAACGACTAccattaaaagtgaaataatactGTACTGTTTCACACCTTGACATTAATGAAGAAATGTATTCAGTTCTTTTTAGTAATAGTGTAAGAAAACACAATAATCTAAATTGCATGCATGGAGATCGCATTATTACAATCGCATTCAGGTTGGTATGTTCCCAGTTTTAACACATTTGGTAAAAAGAAGTTCTGAAAAGAAGCTCAAGTCACTGATTTTTGCAGCAGTTCCCCCTACAGAGGAAGCACAGGAGACGTAGTTGATGGCAGCAGCTGAGCTAGTGGCTTCATGTAGGAAATAAACTCAGTTAGACAGAGAAACCTGACCAGTATTACTATCCATGGGTTGAAAAACAGAACTCAAAGTTAACTCAGAACGCCAGCAGAATGCTTGCTAACATGTCGGATCGTCTGTGTTCCTCCAGCCTGCTGTCCTCCCTGTCGGCCCTCTTCGCCTCGGCGCTCGTCATCTCCCTGGTTTTTGCCATCATACCGCTGTGTCACCATGTGATCCTGCTGTCTGTCGCCATGGGAGTGGAGGGAGCTGCCATGGGCGTCATAGACACAATCGGGAACCTGCAGCTGGTGAGGCTCTACCAGAAGGACTCTGCCGTCTTCCTGCAGGTCAGTCAGATTTGTTGGGCCACATCTGCCGAGTCATGAAATCACACTTTACACAGCTACTATGTATTTATTAtggcagaaataaatgttattaatacattttatataataattattatttgcaATGCTACATCCAGTCAGGACAGAGTGTCAGCCTTTACTGAAGAACTGGAACCAAAGTCCAGAAAATGTCATAATCATTAATCAGAACAATCAGCAGCGTTTCTGTCATCTTGTTTGGTGTTTCCATGTGTTGCATCCCATGGAACAACTCAgaatgtttgaaaaaacaacttAGGCAGCTTTATCTGACGAGAACCTTTTTGTCCACAAACTAATCTTtttaagctaaaaatgtaataaaataaaattccaattCAAGGACACAAGCTTCTGATTTTCTATCAGTAGGTAACACTGACCTCAGACATGAGAGAGAAGAGATTAATGAAAGAActcaacatgtttttctttctgataaGAGTGAGAAAGTTGACTTATTTCAAAGACTCTGATAATATTGAGGTCATGGTCAATCTCCaatctttttctgtgtttttaattaagtgGAATCATGCCAGAGAAGTTGCTCTCTGCCAGAGAAATATTCCTCCTACCTGTTACTGTTGAACAGTAGGAGGAATATTCACAGCCTGAGCTGTAatgaaggtttttttaattctaGTTCTGCACCAGCACTGAGAGGCGGAACTCTGGAAACTTCAGGTTCAGCTGCTGTAGAGGGAAAGTTATTGAGTTTGTGACTTTTCAAACTGTAATCATAAAGTAATGCCAGGTTATTACTTTTATAAAGGGAGCACAATGAAACTGTAACagtcattttaattatcttCACTGCGAAGCATAGTCTGTGTCACTGTGTAAAAATGGAACTCTATGGATCACAGTTGTGACTGGCTGGATTCATTGTTGGAGGCTTTAGTGATGAACACAAACCTGAATGAAATGAAGTCttagtttggttttattgaATGTGATTATAATTATTCAGTTAGATAAAGTGAAGATacaatcagaaaatgttttaacacataTCCAAAAATACCTTTGCATgcttttaaagtgctttttgGGGCTTCAGATAGATGTCTAAAAGTAGTTGAATGTTTTTCTATGACCAAAATTACATTagagacttaaataaataataatgatattaatgttttttacccatataaaatgtttggaaGCTCATTTTTGCTatggaagcaaaaaaataaaagtccaacagaaaGTCATCATTATAAGaacaaaagtaatattttctacTTTCAAAGTCATGATTAtgaaatataaagtcataattataagtttcaaagtcataattttgagattCAAAGTTGCACTGCACTGTTTCTTCAGGAGGTTTGCTTCAgtatctcataattatgattttaaaactcaaaattctgactttatgctgggcttttcttttttttctgtttttttttcattgctgaAAAGGCTTCCATAAATATGAGTCTTTTCTTGTAAAAGTTCTATGTCCTAGATAGAAAAAGTGCAGCTAAAAACCCTGAATGGGAAATCTGATAACATTTATCCTGGAAAGAGATGATGGTGCTTTCTGGAATGTTGATTGTTTGAAGGAAGAGCGACGTTCTCTGTACCTGAAATGTGCAGTTCTGGTAGGAAGAATAGATTTATAGATTCCTAAAACACAGATCCAATCTGgtcatgaaatataaaatggCCACCAAAACGTTTTTGGAGATGTTTTGGTGGCATCTCAAAATCCACCAAACCCCCTAACATTCCCCCCAAAAGTGTTCTCCCCCTCCTGCCCTGCCATCTGGTCGCCATTAGGCTTCTTCTCAGATTTGAGAAGCAAGTCATTTAAATTTGTcccaaaaaaattattaaacccATGTAGcatttttcctccacttcagTTATGAACCACTTCATGTTGCCTCAGCCGTCATTCCTCCCATCAGGCTTTGCATTTCTTCATTGGCCTCGGAGCGTTGGTCAGCCCTCTGGTGGTCGACCCGTTCCTGGCGGAGGACAGCTGCGTCCTCTCAGCCAACTGGACCGCCAACTCGTCTGGCTCGGACCTGGAACACCTCCGGAACACCCTGGCCGGACACGGCGCCCTTCTGCACAACGCCTCCCAGTACCCTCTGTACACGGAGGGCGTGGTCGTCACCAGGGTGTCGTACGCTTTCTGGATCATGGCTGTTATCAACGTGAGTTCGTCTCACATTTCATgtgtttatatgtttatatacacattttatttttttgtatttctgcagatgactgTAGTACCACAGAGATGATGATCATATTGTACTGTCAGGACATAATGACAATTTgaacaattatgtaaaaaaaaaaaaaagatgtaaaagtaACCTACAGCAGCTTTgggtggattaaaaaaaaccttaaataaatttCTACTTCAAAATTAGAACAAAAGTGTCTCCATAGATacggagagagagaaggaggaagttcagtTCTATCACTATAATGAACATCAGGTCccagactctctctctctctctgctttctaGCCAGACAGAGACTTAAAGgggagcggcaaaagcaaactgctggattagcagagctagctAACAAGTGATGTCATCCATGTTATCCATAAGTCATCATGATAGTCATAAATGTTACTGTGGAACATTatctctgctgcctggatgtagagctgttagcatgtcatgatgGTCATGAGACAGTCAgacaacagtcttcagtcagagggtTTTCCAGATtcgttgcaagactgactgctactgaaGAGCCTTCCTGCCTACAGCATCACCATCTACAACGACATGAGGCTGAAGATGACATGAGGCTCTTCAACATGTCGTTTCCCCAAATGAAGTCTTCTTCAGTTGGAGCAGACATCAGATTCCCTTCAGtctaaactaaacaaacagcTGCATGTCACAATCCAGCTGATATTAACatcttctgttttactttaactaGCTAAAGgcagcttagcttagcttagcttagcttctGCCACTCTTTgggtttatttacttttcaataCAAATGTATGATGTCTTTCTACTGCAGGTAAGAGGAACTTCTTCTTTATTAAAACAGTCTAATTTGGgaaatcattaaaatgaaaaaaaccgTGTGGTCATTTATTTTCCCAAACATGTAACAAAATGCTGTCCTGTCTCATGGGTCCTTTAAGGCGTGTCGTATGATTTTGCAAGCTGCATGAATCTTTACAGCCCTACAGATTAGAGACTTAACATACTGCAGCCTGAGTGCTTGATTCATACTGTAAGTCAATAAATTGctcaaagacaaaaatcaacatGGAATTATGAAAGAGCAGCAACATTTCCACTGTTTAACACAGGATTGGAGCTAAGCAGCAGAATtctctttgtgtcttttctctCTGCAAAATTAGTCAGATTACAGTCAGTTTACTGAAGCACTGAACGGCAAAGTGGATTATTACATTAAGCATTTATTATAGCCTGGTTAGACTGGAAAACAACTCTGAGGAACACGGGACCACAATCCTCAACATTTGCTTCTTATCTCCACAGATTCACAGTACGTTGTgttactgtacaaaaaataaataaataaataaatgacccAAGTAGGAATATAAATTACAGGTATACATTTTTGTCCTCCTCCAGAACTGTGACCAGTTTGGTCTGTCTGAACAGGATCTGAGGGGATGGACTTGACTTTTATGAGACGGAGCTCATGAGTGAAATCAGGTGACAGGAAGGAAGTGTTGCTCATCATCAGAGtaaacagctgtgtgtgtgtgtgtgtgtgtgtgtgtgtgtgtgtgtgtgtgtgtgtgtgtgtgtgtgtgtgtgtgtgtgtgtgtgtgtgtgtgtgtgNtgtgtgtgtgtgtgtgtgtgtgtgtgtgtgtgtgtgtgtgtgtgtgtgtgtgtgtgtgtgtgtgtgcagctccCTGTCCCAGCAGCAGTCCTCGCATTGATGTTCCATGAGAGACTGGTGAGGTGCTGCCGGAGCAGCCCCCCTCTGCTCACCAAGAAGCCTGACATCAGTTCCCACCCCGCCAAGGAGCAACAGCAAGGTGACAGCTGTTTTTATGCGATATTAgaaatacacacaaatacaagtaaacaaatgattccctttttaaataagaaaataaccatttctttctttcagtgaATGCTTGATCAGTAATTGTAGCAAAGGTTGAATCTGTAGCTAAAAAAAttcttctaacatcaacatgtaaaaacttcactttttttatcCAGGTGAAGCCAAAATCTGCCACATGAAGAGTTCTTGATAGAACATATTtactgacagtttttttttattatcttaaatgcaaaacatttagatttctTTGTACATTTATGAGTCAATTCCTGCTCTGGCTGTGGTGTCTTTTCAGTGAATGGTCTTTTTATGAGTCTATATACCTTAACTAATAATTAATTGATTCCTAATTTAGTTGATggttatttcagtaatcgatcactcacgattaatcgtttcagccctcaTGTGTTGGTGAAGACAACAGATCTTGTTCCTGTCTCTGCAGGACACGGGGGGCTACTGGACTGCAGGCCCAGCAACCTGCAGGGCCACCCCGCTACCTTCTTCATCATTCATGCCCTGGGCGGAGCCATCGTCTTCATCACCGATGGAATTATAGTGAGTGCAAACGGAAAagcatgttttctgttgctgaTGTTCTGAAGCTGCTCAGTTAAACCAAACTCTGCTGCAGTCACAGCTGCAGGTCCCTCTGTTCTTAGTAAAATCACACAAACCCCTCGGTTTGGATGGAGTGGTTTCTCTACCATCAGGTTTCAAATCTTACCAGTAACTCTCATTTGGATTctggtctgaactttgactggaccagtcttttcatttctaacattttacatttccaaaaataagtaaacagaACAACCACAAATTAAACTGGACATTGAAGTCTCTGTAAagaaaactgtccttcaaaaacaagcaccagactgaagccTCTCCTGAAGGCTTCAGCGTGTGggaaagaggaggagcttcttaaagagacagagacccgaTTTTAAGGCATCAAACTGCAAactcatgttttgtttgtcatgtttgatACATACAccttttttataacaactgaaggtaatatagtTACATctctaaactgcacacagtaactgcatttaatcatatttatcaAATTTATTGGAATTTATCGAGGCTCTTGCTGAACAAATACCAgagagaaatattaaaaatgacagacattatggacattttttttaactgaatgaattggaatttatcatgacaataagtcaaaattcttctaagaaatttatcatgataaagtgatatgataaatgcccaccTCAGCAAGGGAGTGGATTTTGTCTACTTAAAAATAGAACAAAGTGTCACTTTGTATCCCATGAAACCCGTTGAAGTGAGTGGTTGTCAGGTCAGCCATCTGAAGGTGGGTGAAAACCTTCAGAGCAGCCCAGCCTGGCTACATTAATCCATGCTAACATTCCTGTATGCAGAcatcagctcctcctccagcggCTCTGCTTCACCTGCCCCTCTCATGGTTTCTCCTGCAGGGCTGCTACGCCGGCTTCGTCTACACCTACGCCGTCTCCCCCCCTCTGCTCATGGGCTACAAGGCAGCCGGCTGTCTGGACAGCGTGTTCTGGGCCTCCATCATGGCAGGAAGGCTGTGCTTCATCTTCTTCTCCTACCGATACGCAGCACCGGCTCTGCTCTCCGTTAGTCTGGTATGAGGCAGCTGCTGAGATGAGGTCTGGCACACTGCTTGGagtcaaatatttgaaatgggCGGGAATGTAAGCGCCAGGATATAATGTGGCAGCTAAACTGTTTGCACAGTGTTGTTATAAAGACGCCTGTCCGGCATTCTGattctgttgtctttttcatACCTGTTCAGAACGTGAAGCAGGCCCACAGTcatacagctgctgctgctgctgctagcagCTATTAGAGCTGGAAATGTTGGTAAGACTTTATTTGACGGAGTGTCAGACTGACATGactctgtcataaacatgatatagcatctgttatgaacatgaaggagtcttcttGACAtcactgttgtcatgaagtgacattcggtaaataatgacacttttaatgcaaagttgctctagaagttgcattgaaagtccattaaaagtgccgaCAGAATGagacttcatgacaacagttaGATATTCATGAAGATGTCTTCATGTTCCTgacatgttatgtcatgtttgatGGTGTCATGTCAGGTTGGACATGGCATGACACCATGTCATGtcaccccatcaaataaagggGTGTTCATAAAATGTTCATATCAGAGATATGATACAGTCTCTAATTTCATAAAAGgacatttgttgttgttctttgtgctgttttgttgAGACAAACAAAGTCCATGAGAGGCTGTGTGTCTgagctgagctccagcaggaCTGGAGTTAGCTTTCAGATTCAAACTGAGTCTGTAGACACTGAATATTCTCAGAAGAGAAACTTTTGAtgagaagaacaaaaataaaacaacccaTTCACCACAGCATTTGTAACACCTTGTGAGGatcattttcctgacacatactgCATTGTGaggacccactgctccttgtgggggCTGAAGCCTGGTCTCCATGAGGGGAAACGCTGcttttgggtcaggggtcagatttaggactaaggtgtgaactgagttttggttagggtaAGTATGTAATGGGTGGGTTAGGATAAGGGtcaggctgtagaaatgaatggaagtcaatggaaagtccccacagaGATagtcatgtgtgtgtgtgtgtgtgtgtgtgtgtgtgtgtgtgtgtgtgtgtgtgtgtgtgtgtgtgtgtgtgtgcgtgtgtgtgtgtgtgtgtcaggtggGCGTCATCCTGGTCCAGCTCCTGCTCCTGATCTTCTACTCCAGCCGTGTCTTCCTGTTCATGGCCAGCTGTGTTCTGGGCCTGTGCATCAGCAGCGTGTTCCCCTCCATGCTGGCCTTCACTGAGGACGTCCTGGACTACAAAGGTCACATAGCGCTCTGCCTCTCCATCACCTCATCTTATCTGTTGCTCCTGGTCTCCATGCCGACTTGTTTGTTATCTGTGCATCGAAGGCTCCGCCACAATCGTCCTGGTGACGAGCGCCAGCACAGgagagatgctgctgcagctgcttgtgGGATCGGTGAGAATCGTCCCATCTGGTTGTTCATGATTCTGATACCATGAAAcgttacagaaaatatttgtgaagCCTTTTCTTTCCAGCTGCGCTCCGGATTAATTGGATTTGAAGCGATGCACATaaactgaagcagaaggaaaatcatttggatgaacaaaaacataaaacgtGCGGTTCTCTGACGCTGTGCTTTGTAGAGGCAGGgtttgctgcagctccagctgtgAGTCTTTGAGTTTTGCACGTCTGCATCTGGTTCAGCCAGCGTGGGTGGAGAGAGAGACGCTGAACGTTTTCAAGTCTCGCCACAAACTCTCTCCTGAACTcgggtctgaactttgactggaccgttcCAACTCCACTCTAGCTCTGTATGCTCAATGTGCTGATACCTCAGCCAgtcaccattaaaaaaaaattcctggaGAATAAACTGTCCtaaaaattattgtgataaacgataatttTGGTGTATTGAGACCAGTTTTTAAGTAATGTATAGAAAATGGGATAATAAAGCATGTTTGCTCTCTCAAGGACCAATAAACTTCTACCTCCAGTTCATACTGGAGGTAGAAgatatttcaaatatccaaaataagaCACAACATCCAAAACcaataaatgaaatggaaataaaagctcCACACAACAGAAAtggtaaataaaatggattaggAAGTTTCTGTGAACAAAACTCAGACTTAGTGAtgcctttctttgttttttgtttttgatagaCCTCTAACTAGGGACTGCTGGTTTCTGACAGtggattttcctttttctatttcaaaattttgttgttaaaaatacaaatgatgtttgtttgttttttaacaaacatcatttattaaaaaacccattgaaatcattatttaatttcatagaTTAGATTAGTTAAGCTCTGTGATGTAGCAGCAGTAAATGACGTCTACCCTGTTGTCTAAACCTTACAGCTGATGTTTTGGGGTTGGAGCTcaggatgtgtgtgtgagtgtgtgtgtgtgttgctttcTGTAGGTGATCCACAGTAAAGGCAGCTACTCCTTCCTGTTGTGTACGACCATAACGTCCTTCATCGGCTTCTGtctcttcctgctgctcctctacGTCCACCGGGTTCACAGAAACCTTCAGACAGGTAGATCCACTCAAACACGATGCCGACACCACGCTGCACGTCCTCAGAGACCAGCAATGGAGTCCTGGGGCcagaataagattttttttaaataagagaaTATAGTCCTGATATTAGTAGAATAAAGAGACAATATTACCAGAATTACAcgaaaattacaagaataatttttttctgtttttaatgcgAGCAAAGCTGTAACAGTTAAAGACCTGAAGCTGGTCCAGTCTGATTCTGTCTTGGAAATTGGCTCTGTGGTTTTTTTGCAGTCGTCCTGCTACTGACAGTTATTGATGGTGATTTGTTAAAAGATTAAGTCCTTATTTGTAAAGCCGATTccaaagtataacttcacaagatgctcaacgttcctcattaatttttttaaaaattatttttcctggAGGAATTCCCATAAAATGTCTTCTGCCATGCAAACTTATTCTGATATCATGACTTTACTCacattattacaactttattctcacgTTCTCAGGACTtgttttcttgtgcttttttttcctttactgtCGTACAGCAGTactctttgttttattctcaTGTCCTCTGATTTTATCACAATGACGccatttgactttattctcataataaaatcataaacattatGACTTCAATTTAATGCTATGACTTTACTGTTGAAACTTCTTAGCCTGGCTCTAAAACTTTGTGGTTCTTCAGTGACAGATCAACATATTTAGCATCTGTTTTGCTCTGATCTCCAACCAGCTTGGAAATGCCGCGCAAAAACACAGGAGCCACCCTGGGAGCAACGATGCATTTGTTTGAATCCAAGCGTCTAATATTTGACTGAACTtcagtgtcaaatgtttgtctttcagatTCGTCTCCCTGTCTGGACATGAAGGATGAGCCGAAGAGCGGAGGCTCCTGATGTCCAGACATCATGACAGCTGGACTGACTGCTTCAGTCTGAGGACGGTTTCTAAGCTCAGGGTTTCTGGGCTTGAGCCGCTGTGGCAGTCAGCTGTCGCTTCACTGCAACATGGTACAACAAACACGTCAAACTTGATCaaactgctttatttaaaaCCGAGGGAATCAATTTTTCCTCTTGCTGCTAATATGatattgttctgttttctattatgttttattttttgatatttagcCTGGAggaaaaagtaacatttaaaacaggagttgatttcatttttcaagtgtttattgtgcagaaatgtttgttcttttcttctgtggtataaaaaaaacacagtatcAGGTTGATGAAGACCTGCTGTCTTTCATAAGAGCAACAGAAAAGTGTAACAGCTttatttcagccagctgactggcagggCACAGCAACAGGCACAGCTGGTTTCTTCTGACAGTGTTGTTCAAACCTTTTGTCACGTTTGCCaagatataataataaataaaaatcactgaaaaaggttttatttctttttttttttaactgctaaTCAATGAACAGAACTTCCAATATTTTAACTAAACAGATAATCTAATcaaatttttcttaaaaaatgcatGAATCACTGTAGATCTAAAACTTTGACAGAGTTTTGCATATTTGCGTTGTTGTTCTAGAACTGTGTCGCTCAAGCTGAGGGGTTCAATCtttggacaattattccctctggttcATCAACATTTATGATGCGTAACTATGGCAACAAGGAATTGTTTTACATCTGATCGAACAGCTGTcttcatccaggacatgttgcaaagaatatatttttttgttcctgtgTGTTGAGCTGTTTGCATGTCATGAGACTTTCATACAGCaaactgtcttcagtcagaggcctccgCGGCTTAGTCGTaggactgactgctactggagatctaCATTAACCGCTTTTAGAAGATAGCCAGAagtactaaaatatttcatttccctttgggataaatattGTTGAATCAGAATATTGAAGTAAATGGAAAGAACTTTATTAtgagcattaaaaaaattacttttctaattttaaattactttttaaaatttgccgTTTTGAGtcaaccttaaaaaaaatgaaaaggagatTTGGGTGCATCAGTCAGCTTTTGAATTAAAGTCAGTggataaatgtttcattcacTGAGAAAATAGAGAATCCAAAAAGTGTTTAACAGACGAATACTTTGAGTTTTAAGATTTTGTCGCTaataattttgcattatttgaaataatttgcatCAGCCATCTGTATGAACTTGTGGACACCAATACTGTCATCTCTGGTCACTCCTGCATTTTGTCGTCTCATtgaaaggattttaattcacagcGATAAATATGTTTACTGAGGCTGTGTTtatctgttcaaacaattatgAGTCTCATCATTGTGGCATctggaaatagaaataattttggtaattctaactcaTCTAAGACGAGAACTTTGTTCTGACTTCACTTCAGttggggaggaaaaaatgtctttaatcaGTTTACGCAAACTTCTGATTTCAACTGGATTTCAATAACATCAACCAGATCTGGAGTTTAAAGAAACCATCAGGTTTCCAAAGAATGATCAGAtttacttacacacacacacgcgcccacacacacacacacacacacacacacacacacattaaagcTGGTGTCAGTtagacatttgttttattattggtCTGTTGTACAGAATTCCTGCAGGCTTCTCGCACATCAATATGCCACTC
Coding sequences within:
- the mfsd4aa gene encoding major facilitator superfamily domain-containing protein 4A is translated as MRLLDERIWLLFRRHLQQTLTYWSVFFSFGLCVAFLGPTILDLRCQTQTTLQQITWVFFSQQFFLLVGSTVGGLFKKTLLSSLSALFASALVISLVFAIIPLCHHVILLSVAMGVEGAAMGVIDTIGNLQLVRLYQKDSAVFLQALHFFIGLGALVSPLVVDPFLAEDSCVLSANWTANSSGSDLEHLRNTLAGHGALLHNASQYPLYTEGVVVTRVSYAFWIMAVINLPVPAAVLALMFHERLVRCCRSSPPLLTKKPDISSHPAKEQQQGHGGLLDCRPSNLQGHPATFFIIHALGGAIVFITDGIIGCYAGFVYTYAVSPPLLMGYKAAGCLDSVFWASIMAGRLCFIFFSYRYAAPALLSVSLVGVILVQLLLLIFYSSRVFLFMASCVLGLCISSVFPSMLAFTEDVLDYKGSATIVLVTSASTGEMLLQLLVGSVIHSKGSYSFLLCTTITSFIGFCLFLLLLYVHRVHRNLQTDSSPCLDMKDEPKSGGS